In the Arthrobacter sp. 31Y genome, one interval contains:
- the hisI gene encoding phosphoribosyl-AMP cyclohydrolase — translation MSEQSAPSPTPAAEPSSDPASPLPQEIASALKRDSSGLVAAIVQQHDTNEVLMLGWMDDEALHRTMTSGRVTFYSRSRQEYWRKGDTSGHVQFVKSVALDCDGDALLIRVDQIGAACHTGTRTCFDGRDFTVVTGHRD, via the coding sequence ATGTCAGAGCAGTCCGCCCCCAGCCCAACTCCTGCCGCGGAGCCCTCAAGCGACCCCGCGAGCCCCTTGCCGCAGGAGATCGCCAGCGCCCTGAAGCGGGACTCTTCCGGCCTTGTTGCAGCTATCGTGCAACAACACGACACCAATGAGGTCCTCATGCTCGGCTGGATGGATGACGAGGCGCTCCACCGCACCATGACATCCGGCAGGGTCACGTTCTACTCCCGCTCCCGCCAGGAGTACTGGCGCAAGGGCGACACCTCCGGACACGTACAGTTCGTGAAGTCTGTTGCCCTTGACTGCGACGGCGATGCCCTTTTGATCCGTGTGGACCAGATTGGCGCAGCCTGCCACACCGGAACCCGGACCTGCTTCGATGGTCGCGACTTCACCGTCGTCACGGGTCACCGCGACTAA
- a CDS encoding TIGR03085 family metal-binding protein, with amino-acid sequence MHFVDPSREVLAETLLAAGPDSPTLCEGWLTRDLAAHLYLRERKIAVGLGLLIPSLGKASEKATAKLAEKLKSSDAYAELVRTFRGGPPALSPLKIKALDETSNLIEYFVHTEDIRRAGDRWAPRALDEAYSDALWDELIKRAAFLYRGVDLGIVLVRPTGPRHVAKRAPVSVAIVGEPGELLMHAHGRTSQALVTFEGQPDAVALLQSADIGL; translated from the coding sequence ATGCATTTCGTCGATCCTTCCCGAGAAGTACTGGCCGAAACCCTCCTGGCGGCCGGGCCTGACTCCCCCACGCTCTGCGAAGGGTGGTTGACCCGGGATCTTGCCGCGCACTTATACCTGCGGGAACGGAAGATCGCCGTTGGCTTGGGTCTCCTGATTCCTAGTTTGGGCAAGGCCTCCGAAAAGGCCACTGCCAAGCTGGCAGAGAAGCTGAAGAGTTCGGACGCCTACGCGGAGCTCGTCAGAACCTTCCGCGGCGGCCCACCGGCACTGTCCCCCTTGAAGATCAAAGCCCTGGATGAGACGTCAAACCTCATTGAGTACTTCGTGCACACCGAGGACATTCGCCGCGCAGGTGACCGCTGGGCGCCCCGTGCCCTGGATGAGGCCTATTCGGACGCCCTCTGGGACGAACTCATCAAACGCGCTGCATTCCTTTACCGCGGCGTGGACCTCGGCATAGTGCTTGTGCGGCCCACAGGCCCTCGGCACGTAGCCAAGCGCGCCCCTGTTTCAGTTGCAATCGTCGGTGAGCCCGGCGAGCTGCTCATGCACGCTCATGGCCGCACCAGCCAGGCCCTCGTCACTTTCGAAGGCCAGCCGGACGCCGTCGCGCTGTTGCAGTCCGCGGACATCGGGCTGTAA
- the trpC gene encoding indole-3-glycerol phosphate synthase TrpC has protein sequence MTVLDDIIVGVKEDMEVRRGLVSLAELKERAANAAPARDAWAALGGPSSIRNDLKVIAEIKRRSPSKGDLASIADPASLAVQYSDGGASVISVLTEQRRFGGSLADLDAVRAAVETPLLRKDFTVDDYQIWEARAHGADLILLIVAALSDSELADFSALSHELGMNVLVETHTEEEIERAVAARAKIIGINVRNLKTLDVDRSVFGSLAGLIPAESVIVAESGVRGPADVSHYAAGGANAILVGEALVSDSTPRERITEFKAAGAAAIAVRN, from the coding sequence GTGACCGTTCTTGATGACATTATTGTTGGCGTCAAGGAGGACATGGAGGTCCGCCGCGGCCTCGTGTCCCTCGCGGAGCTGAAGGAGCGCGCCGCAAACGCTGCTCCTGCTCGTGATGCATGGGCAGCCCTTGGTGGCCCGTCATCCATCCGCAACGACCTCAAAGTCATCGCCGAAATCAAGCGTCGCAGTCCTTCCAAGGGTGATCTCGCGTCCATCGCCGATCCCGCGTCGCTTGCAGTGCAGTATTCCGACGGCGGGGCTTCCGTCATCAGCGTCCTCACCGAACAGCGCCGTTTCGGCGGTTCGTTGGCGGACCTCGACGCCGTGCGTGCCGCCGTCGAAACGCCGTTGTTGCGCAAGGACTTCACTGTTGACGACTACCAGATCTGGGAAGCCCGTGCCCATGGTGCTGACCTCATCCTGCTGATCGTCGCGGCGCTTTCCGACTCGGAGCTTGCTGACTTCAGTGCACTGAGCCACGAACTCGGCATGAACGTCCTGGTGGAAACGCACACTGAAGAAGAAATCGAACGCGCAGTGGCAGCGCGGGCCAAGATTATTGGCATCAATGTCCGCAACCTCAAAACGCTCGACGTCGATCGCTCCGTTTTCGGATCGTTGGCCGGTTTGATTCCGGCTGAGTCCGTGATCGTGGCCGAATCCGGCGTCAGGGGTCCCGCGGACGTCTCGCATTACGCCGCAGGCGGCGCCAACGCCATCCTGGTGGGGGAGGCGCTGGTCAGCGACTCCACGCCGCGCGAACGCATCACCGAATTCAAGGCAGCCGGAGCTGCCGCCATCGCCGTCAGGAACTGA
- the trpB gene encoding tryptophan synthase subunit beta, giving the protein MVDAPTAGSEENAADAFLQGGPSLRNASGPYFGSYGGRWMPESLIAALDEVQDTFEKAKADPDFIAQLKDLNKNYSGRPSLLTEAKRFSEHAGGARIFLKREDLNHTGSHKINNVLGQALLAKRMGKTRVIAETGAGQHGVASATAAALLGLECVVYMGAEDCRRQALNVARMQLLGATVVPVTNGSQTLKDAINDALRDWVSNVEHTHYLLGTAAGAHPFPAMVRYFHEVIGEEARSQILEQTGKLPDAIAACIGGGSNAIGLFHAFLDDASVKIYGFEAGGEGVETGRHAAAISLGRPGVLHGARSYLMQDEDGQTIESHSISAGLDYPSVGPEHSYLADIGRVSYEAVTDTEAMDAFSLLCRTEGIIPAIESSHALAGAIKIGKRLTEGKENPSDVTVIVNLSGRGDKDVETAAAWFNMLDEEGHVKGTTLSTRKPKGPTERTSEAAVDVNEDQN; this is encoded by the coding sequence ATGGTCGACGCGCCAACAGCCGGCTCAGAAGAGAATGCGGCGGACGCATTCCTCCAAGGTGGCCCTTCGCTGCGGAATGCATCGGGGCCCTACTTTGGCAGCTATGGCGGACGCTGGATGCCCGAGTCGCTCATTGCCGCCCTTGACGAAGTCCAGGACACCTTTGAGAAAGCCAAAGCTGATCCCGATTTCATCGCGCAGCTCAAGGATCTCAACAAGAACTACTCCGGCAGGCCTTCCCTGCTGACCGAAGCCAAGCGCTTCTCGGAGCACGCCGGCGGGGCTCGCATTTTCCTCAAGCGCGAGGACCTCAACCACACTGGCTCCCACAAGATCAACAACGTCCTGGGCCAGGCACTCCTCGCCAAGCGCATGGGCAAGACCCGCGTCATCGCTGAGACGGGTGCTGGCCAGCATGGCGTAGCCAGTGCCACGGCCGCAGCTCTACTTGGCCTTGAGTGCGTGGTCTACATGGGGGCCGAGGATTGCCGGCGGCAGGCCTTGAACGTGGCCCGCATGCAGCTGCTAGGGGCAACGGTGGTTCCCGTGACCAATGGCAGCCAGACACTCAAGGACGCCATCAACGATGCCCTTCGGGATTGGGTCTCCAATGTGGAGCACACCCACTACCTGCTGGGTACCGCAGCCGGGGCGCATCCGTTCCCTGCCATGGTGCGCTACTTCCACGAAGTGATCGGTGAAGAGGCCCGGAGCCAGATCCTTGAGCAAACCGGCAAGCTTCCCGACGCCATCGCTGCCTGTATCGGTGGCGGTTCCAACGCGATCGGACTCTTCCACGCTTTCCTTGATGACGCATCAGTGAAGATCTACGGCTTTGAAGCCGGAGGCGAAGGCGTGGAGACGGGCCGCCACGCTGCAGCCATCTCGCTGGGCCGCCCTGGGGTGCTTCACGGCGCGCGTTCGTACCTGATGCAGGACGAAGACGGCCAGACCATCGAGTCACACTCCATCTCGGCCGGGCTGGACTACCCAAGCGTCGGTCCGGAGCACTCCTACTTGGCAGACATTGGGCGTGTTTCCTACGAGGCCGTGACGGACACCGAGGCCATGGACGCGTTCAGCCTCCTGTGCCGGACTGAAGGCATCATCCCCGCCATTGAGTCCTCCCACGCCTTGGCCGGTGCCATCAAGATCGGTAAGCGGCTCACGGAGGGCAAGGAAAACCCTTCGGACGTCACAGTGATCGTCAACCTGTCCGGACGCGGCGATAAAGACGTGGAGACTGCTGCCGCCTGGTTCAACATGCTGGACGAGGAAGGGCATGTCAAGGGCACCACGCTGTCCACGCGGAAGCCCAAGGGGCCCACAGAGCGTACGTCTGAAGCAGCCGTGGATGTCAACGAGGACCAGAACTGA
- a CDS encoding HGxxPAAW family protein — translation MSKTTVSANQAESTMASHADAIGHGNSPAAWTCVLVMLVGALISSIAFVIASTPIFVGGLVVMVIGLIVGFVMRKAGYGVGGSKLQNNGH, via the coding sequence ATGAGCAAAACCACAGTGTCCGCAAACCAAGCTGAATCCACCATGGCCAGCCACGCTGACGCCATTGGCCACGGAAACAGCCCGGCTGCCTGGACCTGCGTACTTGTGATGCTGGTCGGCGCCCTGATTTCCTCCATCGCTTTTGTCATCGCCAGCACCCCGATCTTCGTCGGCGGACTGGTGGTCATGGTTATCGGCCTGATCGTGGGCTTCGTCATGCGCAAGGCAGGCTACGGAGTTGGCGGCAGCAAGCTGCAGAACAACGGTCACTAA
- the trpA gene encoding tryptophan synthase subunit alpha: protein MTEEFASKSAAAIDRAKAEGRAALVGYLPAGYPTVQESIEAGIALARNGADLIEIGIPYSDPVMDGPVIQAATTEAISNGFRVANVFDVVAGITAATDAAVLVMTYWNPVMRMGVDEFARRLAEAGGAGLITPDLVPDEAHEWFEASDRYGLDRVFLVAPSSTPERLDMTVKASRGFVYAVSIMGVTGTRTSVSSSAEDVVARAHAAGAERVCVGLGVSNPDHVREIAAYADGVIVGTALVAALRDGGVDAVGQLTKNLSAGLGRAAAEA from the coding sequence ATGACTGAAGAATTTGCCAGCAAATCCGCTGCCGCCATTGACCGCGCCAAAGCAGAAGGCCGCGCCGCCCTGGTGGGCTACCTTCCCGCGGGTTACCCCACGGTCCAGGAGAGCATCGAGGCCGGCATAGCCCTGGCCCGCAACGGCGCTGACCTGATCGAAATCGGAATCCCGTATTCCGATCCGGTGATGGACGGCCCGGTCATCCAAGCCGCCACCACCGAAGCGATTTCCAACGGATTCCGCGTTGCAAACGTCTTTGACGTGGTTGCCGGTATCACTGCCGCCACTGATGCGGCAGTCCTGGTCATGACGTACTGGAACCCTGTCATGCGCATGGGTGTGGATGAATTTGCGCGCCGCCTGGCAGAAGCCGGGGGAGCAGGCCTCATTACACCGGACCTGGTTCCTGACGAGGCTCATGAGTGGTTCGAAGCGTCGGATAGGTACGGCTTGGATCGGGTGTTCCTTGTGGCGCCTTCCTCCACCCCGGAGCGGCTGGACATGACAGTCAAGGCAAGCCGTGGATTCGTCTACGCTGTCTCCATCATGGGCGTTACCGGAACACGTACCTCCGTCAGCAGCAGTGCTGAGGACGTGGTGGCCAGGGCACATGCCGCCGGTGCCGAGCGTGTATGTGTCGGATTGGGTGTGTCCAACCCGGATCACGTCCGTGAAATCGCTGCCTATGCGGACGGCGTCATCGTCGGCACCGCTTTGGTGGCGGCCCTCCGCGATGGCGGCGTGGACGCCGTCGGACAACTCACCAAGAACCTCAGCGCCGGCCTGGGCCGCGCAGCTGCAGAAGCCTAG
- a CDS encoding Trp biosynthesis-associated membrane protein gives MSTASSAPSVRQSPRWARKSTLVLATTILALAVFGATTQTWIEVRLDPTGASNSDLHVQGSKAATAVTALAVVALAGGLAASIAGKIARWIIAVLIVLSAAWIILAAVTVILDPLGAAQGSIAAATGVSGGQADAAVTAFPVIAIIAGSLLAVCAVVLPLAGRHWTSRTKYDAGTRGKKSSNEPVDEIDSWDSLSRGEDPT, from the coding sequence ATGAGCACGGCATCATCTGCGCCTTCCGTGAGGCAGTCGCCGCGATGGGCGCGAAAGTCCACTCTTGTGCTGGCCACCACCATCCTTGCCCTGGCAGTTTTTGGAGCGACCACTCAGACCTGGATTGAGGTCCGGTTGGACCCCACTGGTGCTTCGAACAGTGACCTGCATGTCCAAGGAAGCAAAGCGGCCACCGCTGTCACAGCATTGGCCGTCGTCGCTCTGGCGGGCGGCTTGGCTGCATCCATCGCCGGCAAGATAGCGCGCTGGATCATCGCAGTCCTCATCGTTTTGTCCGCTGCGTGGATCATCCTCGCGGCCGTCACCGTGATACTTGATCCGCTGGGAGCCGCACAAGGTTCCATCGCTGCCGCCACGGGAGTTTCGGGCGGGCAAGCCGATGCAGCAGTAACTGCGTTCCCGGTGATTGCCATCATTGCCGGGTCGCTCTTGGCCGTCTGTGCTGTTGTTTTGCCGTTGGCGGGGCGTCATTGGACCTCGCGAACCAAGTATGACGCCGGGACACGGGGCAAGAAGAGCAGCAACGAACCGGTTGACGAGATCGACAGCTGGGACAGCCTCTCGCGCGGAGAAGACCCCACATAG
- a CDS encoding anthranilate synthase component I: MQDLGIISPGLEEFRELAVHSRVIPVRLKVLADAETPIGLYRKLAKGQPGTFLLESAAVGGAWSRYSFIGSKSRATLTTKDGEAHWIGEPPVGVPVSGNPVDAVRDTIAALQTDRFDGLPPFTSGLVGFLGWEAVRHWERLTSPPEDDLQLPEMALNLVTDMAVHDNMDGTVLLIANAINFDDSSERVDDAWHDAVARVKGLLDQISTPVAQPVSVLETAALDFASSVQERWDEAKYLEAIDRGKEAIVDGEVFQVVISRRFEMECAADPLDVYRVLRNTNPSPYMYLFSLEDADGREYSIVGSSPEALVTVTGEEVITHPIAGSRPRGKTVEADKALATELLADQKERAEHLMLVDLSRNDLSKVCVAGTVDVTQFMEVERFSHIMHLVSTVVGELAPHAKAYDVLKATFPAGTLSGAPKPRALRLLDELEPHRRGIYGGVVGYLDFAGDMDMAIAIRSALLREGRAYVQAGGGIVADSHKPSEALETVNKAAAPLRAVHTAGSLQNISAKTLRNVDGSDDDGTSAS, encoded by the coding sequence ATGCAGGACCTTGGAATCATCAGCCCGGGCCTGGAAGAGTTCCGCGAACTCGCCGTCCACAGCCGTGTCATCCCTGTCCGACTCAAGGTTTTGGCGGACGCCGAGACTCCTATCGGCTTGTACCGGAAGCTGGCCAAAGGACAACCGGGCACCTTCCTCCTGGAATCAGCAGCGGTTGGCGGTGCCTGGTCCCGCTATTCCTTCATTGGTTCCAAGTCCCGCGCAACGCTGACCACCAAGGACGGGGAAGCCCACTGGATTGGTGAGCCGCCAGTGGGGGTTCCCGTCTCAGGTAACCCCGTTGACGCGGTGCGGGACACCATTGCGGCACTCCAAACTGACCGCTTTGATGGGTTGCCGCCGTTCACATCCGGCTTGGTTGGTTTCCTTGGCTGGGAAGCGGTGCGCCACTGGGAGCGGCTGACGTCCCCGCCCGAAGATGATCTGCAGCTGCCCGAAATGGCCCTTAACCTGGTCACGGACATGGCCGTGCACGACAACATGGACGGCACGGTCCTCCTGATCGCCAATGCCATCAACTTTGATGACAGCTCCGAGCGCGTGGACGATGCCTGGCACGACGCCGTGGCCCGTGTGAAGGGCTTGCTTGACCAGATCAGCACACCGGTTGCCCAACCCGTATCCGTGCTTGAAACAGCTGCGCTGGACTTCGCCTCCAGCGTCCAGGAACGCTGGGACGAGGCCAAGTACCTGGAGGCAATCGACCGCGGCAAGGAAGCCATTGTTGACGGCGAAGTTTTCCAGGTAGTGATCTCGCGGCGATTCGAGATGGAATGCGCCGCGGATCCCTTGGATGTTTATCGCGTCCTGCGCAACACCAACCCCAGCCCATACATGTACCTCTTCAGTCTGGAGGACGCGGACGGCCGCGAGTACTCGATCGTAGGCTCCTCACCGGAAGCTCTGGTCACCGTCACTGGTGAGGAAGTCATTACCCACCCCATTGCCGGTTCGCGGCCCCGCGGCAAGACCGTGGAGGCGGACAAGGCGTTGGCAACCGAGCTGCTGGCCGACCAGAAAGAGCGCGCAGAGCACCTGATGCTGGTGGATCTCTCCCGCAACGACCTCTCCAAGGTCTGCGTGGCAGGAACCGTGGACGTTACGCAGTTCATGGAAGTGGAGAGGTTCAGCCACATCATGCACCTCGTGTCCACCGTGGTCGGCGAGCTGGCACCCCACGCCAAGGCCTACGACGTCCTCAAAGCCACGTTCCCGGCAGGCACTCTATCCGGTGCGCCCAAGCCGCGTGCGCTGAGGCTGCTCGATGAACTCGAACCGCACAGGCGCGGCATCTATGGTGGCGTGGTTGGCTACCTGGACTTCGCCGGAGACATGGACATGGCTATCGCCATCCGGTCCGCGCTTCTCCGCGAGGGACGCGCCTACGTACAGGCCGGTGGTGGAATTGTGGCCGACTCCCATAAGCCCTCAGAGGCTCTGGAGACGGTGAACAAGGCTGCCGCGCCCCTCCGGGCCGTGCACACAGCCGGGTCACTGCAGAACATTTCCGCGAAGACCCTGCGGAACGTGGACGGATCCGACGACGACGGGACGTCGGCCTCATGA